GAGGGCGAAACGCTCCTCGAGCTCATGGCTCGGCCAAGCGTGCGGATCGTCTCGCTGACCGTTACCGAGAAGGGCTATTGCCACGATCCGGCGACCAGCCATCTCGATCTCGCCCATCCCGACATCGTTCACGATCTCGCCTATCCGAGCACCCCGCGCAGTGCGCCGGGTTTCCTCGTCGAGGCGTTGGAGCGTCGCCGCCGCGCCGGCATCGCGCCCTTCACGATCATGAGTTGCGACAACCTGCCGAGCAACGGCCGCACCGCGCAGCGCATTGTGGGCGAGTTCGCCGCTGCACGCGGCCGCGAGCTTGCGGCCTATGTCGAGACGGTGGCCTTCCCCAGCACCATGGTCGATCGCATCGTACCTGCCACCACGGACGCCGACCGCGAAGCCGTCGCGGCCATGCTCGGTCTGGACGACGCCTGGCCCGTGGTCACCGAAGCGTTCAGCCAATGGGTGATCGAGGACCATTTCCCCGCTGGCCGGCCGCCTTTTGAAACTGTCGGCGCTCAGATGGTCGAAGATGTCGAGCCGTTCGAGCGCATGAAGCTGCGCATGCTCAACGGCTCCCACTCGACGCTGGCCTATCTCGGCTACCTTGCCGGCCACCAATATGTCGCCGACGCTATTGGGGATTCCGCCTTCCGCGATCTCATCTTCGGTCTCATGACAGAGGAGGTGATGCCGACGCTCGACATGCCGGGTACCGATCTCGCCGGCTATCGCGATGCCTTGCTCGACCGTTTCGCCAATCCCGCGCTCAAGCACCGCACCTGGCAGATCGCCATGGATGGCAGCCAGAAGCTGCCCCAGCGTCTCCTCGGCACCATCCGCGACCGCATTGCCGCCGGCCAAAGCTATGATCGCCTTGCCCTCGGCGTTGCCGCCTGGATGCGTTACGCCACCGGTACGGATGAAAAGGGCGACCCTATCGACGTCCGCGACCCCATGGTCGATCGTTTCCGCGCCATCGCCGCCGAAGCCGGCCGCGATGCGGAGCGGCTGGTCGACGGCTTCCTTGGACTGCGCGAAGTCTTCGGCACGGATCTGCCAGACGATCCCACATTCCGTGCACTGTTGGTGCGTTTGCTCACAAGCCTGCTGGAGCAGGGCGCCGCGGCTACGGTAGGGCAGGTGAAATAGCCGCAAACCAACCCTCCCCCTTGCGAGTGGGGAGGGCCAGGTAGGGGGCTCGGGCTCTGCGCCTAGAGCTTCGCCCGGATCATCTGATACGAATAGGCCGGCAGCTTCACCGACAGTCGGCCATCCTTGATCACCGCGCCGGTGCCCTTGGTCGGGGTCACTTCGTCGGGGTTCTTGGCCGTGTTCACCGCCTCGAGATTGGCGTGCGTCATCACTTGGTGATCCACGATCGTGGCGCTGCCAAAACCTTCCAGCGCGATGTCGAGGTCGATCGCCTCATTTCCGTTCCGGTTCACCGCGAAGAAGGTTAGCGTGCCGTCCTCTTCGTTGTGGACGCCCGTCACGTCGGCATAGGGAACTCCCTTAACGTTTTCAGCGTCGTAGGTCGGGGAGTTCACAACCAGATTCAGGGCAGTGCCGCGGCCGTAGATTGAAGCGAAGTAGTAGGGGTAGTAGATGGTCTGCCGCCAGGCCGCGCCCTTCGGGTCGGTCATGATCGGAGCGATCACGTTCACGAGCTGGGCAATACAGGCGATCTTCACCACGTCGGCGCGGCGGATGAAGGTGTTGAGGATGAGGCCGACCTGCAGCACGTCCTCGAAATTGTAGACGTCTTCCAGCAGCGCCGGGGCGTGCGGCCAGCCGTCATTGCCTTCCAGGATCTTACGGTCCTGCTGGTTGGAGTGATACCAGACGTTCCATTCGTCGAAGGAGATGTAGACGTCCTTCTTGGAACGCTTCTTGGCCTTGATGAACTGGATCACGCCGGCCACGGCGTTGATGTAGTTCTCCAGCTCGATCGAGAGCGCCAGGTAGTTGCCGGTCTTCTTCTCGCGGTTGGCGAAATACATGTGCAGCGAGATGTAGTCGATCGCATCATAGGTGTGATCGAGCACCGTCGCTTCCCACTGCGGGTAGCTCGGCATCTTGGCGTTGGACGAGCCGCAGACGATCAGTTCGAGCGATTTGTCGAAGGCGCGCAGGGCCTTGGCGGTTTCGTTGGCCAGGTGGCCATATTCGTCGGCGCTCTTGTGGCCGACCTGCCAGGGGCCGTCCATCTCGTTGCCCAGGCACCAGAGCTTTACGTCCCACGGATCCTTGCGGCCGTTCTTGATGCGCAGGTCGCTCCAGTAGGAGCCGCCGGGATGGTTGACGTATTCGACGAAGTTGCGGGCCGCGTCGAGGCCGCGCGAGCCGAGGTTGACGGCCAGCATCATGTCGGTGCCGACGGTCGAGCACCAGTCGGCGAATTCGTGGATGCCTACGGCGTTGGATTCGGAGGTGTGCCAGGCGAGGTCGAGGCGAGTCGGGCGCTCTTCGCGCGGGCCGATGCCGTCTTCCCAGTTATAGGCCGAGACGAAGTTGCCGCCCGGATAGCGGACCATGGGAACGTTGAGGTCCTTGACCAGCTTGGCGACGTCGCCGCGCATGCCGTTCTTGTCGGCGGTGGGGTGATCCGGCTCGTAAATGCCGGTATAGATGGCGCGTCCGAGGTGTTCGAGAAACGCGCCATAAACGCGATCGTCGATCCTGGCGATCGAATAGTCCTTGTGCGCCGTCACCGTCGCCTTCATCGAGGCCTCCTCCTCAAGTAATCCCGATGTTCTGATTTATATCATCGAGTGCGGTACATAAGGCGTGAGAGGCAGCGAAAGTCAAGCGCCTTCGGCGCGTTTGATCCAAAGAAGTATGGAGATGAAGAGGGGTGCCGGAGCCGCTGTCGGCTCCGGCGGAAAAGCGGTCAGGCGACCAGCTTGCGATAGAGGTGCCAGGTGGCGTGGCCGAGCACCGGTACGACGACGGCAAGACCCACGAAGAACGGGATCGAGCCGATGGTGAGCAGCACCGCGACGATAAGGCCCCAGGCGAGCAGGGGGATCGGATTGGCCATGAAGGCCCGGACCGAGGTTTCGATCGCCGCGAAGGCCCCCACGTCGCGATCGAGCATCAGCGGAAAGGCGATGACCGTGGTGGCGAGCGTGACCAGCGCGAAGAGGAAGCCGACGCCGCAACCCCAGAGCATCAGCTGCCAGCCCTGCGAGGTGGTGAAGACCTCGCTGAGGAAGGCGGTGACCGAGGTCGGGGCGCTCATGCCGAAGGTTGCCTGGTAGATACTCTCGGCCGCTGCCAGCCAGAGATAGAAGATGGCGAAGATCATGATGCCGACGGCGATGATCGAGGGGAGAGCGGGCGAGCGCATCACTTCGATCGCGTGGATCCAGGAGGTGTCCTGTCCCTGTTCCTTGCGTCGGCTGATTTCGTAAAGCCCTATGGCGGCTATGGGGCCGAGCAGGGCGAAGCCGGAGGCAAGCGGGAAGACCATGGGCAACGCATTGGCACCCGAGGACCAGATCGCCAGCGCGATACCGACTACTGCGTAGATGAGGCCGAGAAAGGCATAGTGGGACGGTTTGTCCCAGAAGTCCGAAAGGCCCGCGCGCAGCACGTCCCTAAGGTCCGACATCTGGATCTTGCGAATTTGGGGGTGAGCCACAGCCTTGGTGGCACCGCCGATCACATGAAAGTCTGCCATTGCTTGTCTCCTCACGAAGACAGGAACAACGGGTCGTGCGAAGAGCGCACCGTGGTGGCTGGTCACACGAAACCGCGTGCCTGCTAGAGGTTCACGTTAGCCGAAAAGTCCGGCTTTGTCCCTATGCGATGGTTTTGGCCCGTTTCAGCTTGTCGTGAGGGCTTTCGTTTGGCTCCGCTCACGGGGAGGCGTACAATCGCGGGCGTTGAGGGCAGGTGTCCAGCAAGGGAGGTTGCCATGCTGACCGATCATCGTGCCTATGCCACTATTCCCGCCGCCGACATGACCCGGGCCAAGGCCTGGTACAAGGACAAACTGGGGCTGTCTCCGTTCCGCGAAGACGAGACCGGCGCCATCTATCATGTGGGTGCGGGAACGGGCTTCCTGCTGTATCCGACGCCCAATGCCGGCAAGGCGCCCAATACGCTCATGTCGTTCGGGTCGTCGGACGTCGTGGCGGATGTGAAGGACCTCAAGCGCCACGGCGTCGTATTCGAGGAATACGACATGCCGGGCCTCAAGACGGTCGACTCGATCGCGAACATGGGCATCTATCACGCCGCATGGCTCCGCGACGCCGACGGCAATATCCTCGCCATCGGCGACGAGCCGAACTGAGTTCCGCTCCTCTCGGGAGCGGACAGGAATCAATCGCGGCGGAACACCAGGGCCGCGAGCAGGGCGACGGCGGCCAGCGCCGCGGCGGTCTGTAGCGGGTTGTCGCGCATCACCTGGCCGGCCGTATTGGCCTGGCCGCCGACATAGCGGGCTGCCGCGCGGGCGCGGTGGCCGACTTCCTCGCGCAGGTCGTGGCTGTTGAGCGAATGACGCATGTCCTCGAGCGAGGAGGAGATGGACGCGATCTGGCGGCCGAGCGAAGCGATCTGGTCGCTCATGTGCTCGGACAGGTCTTCGACGACATGTTCGGCCTGCCGGATCGGCTTGATGTTTGAGCTCGCCATGTTTCAACCCTCCTAGGCTTTGGCTTGGGCACCCGACTAACTCGGGGCGGAGGGGCTTGGTTCCGTTGGTCGCCGTTCCTCGCTGCGCCGCCTTGCGGTCTGCGACTGCCGCTCGAAAAAGGCCGAAAGCGCCGCCGGGCGATAGATCGGCCAATCCGCCGACGCAGTACGCGCGATGCGCGCCCGGCTGCTGGCGCCCAGATCTGCTTGTCGCCACGGCCCTTTCCGCGCGCCGCGCCGGTAGATGATCTCCGTCCAGCTTTTCGGAGCCGTCATGTTGTGAAGGGGTGCGAAGTCGTCGCGCTCACCAGCATACGCCTTGAGTGCCGCACGATCGAAGGCGAGACCCTGCCGGCTGGCGCCGTCCATGATCCAGACCAGCGGGGAGGCCGATAGCCCCGTAATGTCGCCACCGCCACCCACCGAGCCGTGGTCGCCCGGAAACCAGAGCTGATGGTAATTGCCCGCACGGCCTTCGATGCGGTTGAGGTCGTCGACATTGTCCCACAGCGCCGGCTCGAAGCTCAGCCGATCCTCGTCGATCGCCACCGCATGACGCGCCGCTTCGACGATGCTCGACAGCGCCGCGTCATGGAACTGGTACTTGGCCGCGGTCCGGAAGATACGCTCGAGCAGCAGGTATCTGGGCATGCCGAGCGCGCCCACCGTATCCCAGACGCCCAGATATTTGAGCGTGAAGAGCGGCTGGTTGGTCAGCGCTGCCGGCACACCCAGCGCCTGCCGGAACGCCCGGTCCTCGGGCTTCATGATGATGTCCTGCGAGTTTTCCAGCCGGAACTGCTGCGCCCGCTCCATGTCCGGATGCGCCTCGGGCGAATTGTCCTTGTAGAACTTGAAGGCCTCTTCGACCTTGTCGAGCCTATCGCGGGTGACGATCCCGCATTTGCGGATGAGACCGGCCAGCGAGCGCGCCGTGAAGGCGCCGCGCGAAAAGCCGAAGATATAGATTTCATCGCCTGGATCGTAGTTGAAAACGAGGAAGCGGTAGGCCGCCGCGATCTTGTCGAAGAGCCCCCAGCCGAAGGCTCCGGCGAGCGTGCGTTCGAGTGCCTGGTTGATGAGGAAGGTCGTGCCGACCCCCTCGTCGTAGTAGGTCACCTGAGGCACGCCGTCCGTGCCGTATGGCAGCACCGAACGGGCCGCCAGCACCACATTGGTCGGGTGTTCGGCCGATAGCCGGTTCCAGGTGCCGTCGCAGAAGACTGCCAGCCGCTTCATCGAAGTCCCCTCCAGCCCCGCTCCATACTGCAGGTTTTCCGGGCGTTTGGGGAGAGGGCAGTGCCTGCAGGCTATCCACGCTGCCGCTCATTTCGGCAGCGATTTGCCCAAAGTTTAGTCCCACTAAAATCGGCTTGACAGTCGGGTTTTTCAGGTCCCAAGTTTAGTATGACTAAACAGAGGATGGTATGAGCGACGAGTTTGCCGCCCAGATCGAGAGCGAAACCTACCCGATGGGGCACCGGCTGCGTGAGCGCCGGGTCGATATCGGACTCACCCTCAAGCAGGTGGCGGACGGCGCTGGCCTTTCGGTCGGCTTCATTTCCCAGGTGGAGCGCGGCATCACCATGCCCTCGCTCTCTTCGCTCGTGTCCATCTGCAAGGTGCTCAAGACCGACGTCAGCACCTATCTCCAGCAGCCACGCAACCAGAGCCGCCTGTCCCGGCATGGGCAGCGCGAGGTCTATTCGCTGGTCAATGCCAGCACGCGCATGGGAGCGCAGCCGATCACCTATGAACGGGTATCGAGCAATTTTCCCGGCCGCCACATGCATTCGGTGCTCATGAACATCCCGCCCGGCTACAAGTCCGAGAGCATCTCGCACGATGGCGAGGAGATGCTCTACGTGCTCTCGGGAGAGGTCACGAGCATCGTCAACGACAATCACGCAATTCTGCAGGTGGGCGATGCCGAGCATTTCCCGTCCACGCATCCCCATTCGGTCTGGAACCACACGCAGTCCATGGCTGTGGCGCTCTGGGTCGGAACACAGGAATTGTTCGGCGAGGAACCGTCGGACGACTAACCACGTCGGCTGCAAAGGCCGCGAACTGGAAGGCTCAAGGAAGGAAAACCATGAAGACAATCAATCGGGCGATTGCTGCCGCGGCGCTGGCCGCGACCGCGCTGACCGCCGTTGTATCCGCCGCGCAGGCCGAAACCGTGCTGCGCCTCGATGAAGTGCCGGTCGGCGAGCTCGACCCGGCCAAGGCGTCGGACTATGCCGACTCCATCCTGATGTTCAACGTCTACGACACGCTGGTCTTCGCCGGTCAGGGCAAGCCGGGCATGGTGCCCGATCTTGCTTCGAGCTGGGAGACGGACGGCACCTCGTTCACATTCAAGCTGCGCGACGACGTCAAGTTCCAGAGCGGCAATCCCTTCACCTCGGCCGACGTGGTCTATTCGCTTGAGCGCATGAAGGCGCTGGGGCAGGGCCTTTCCTACCTCTTCGAGGACGTGACCGGGGCGGAAGCCGTTGACGAGCACACCGTCAAGTTCACCCTCGCCAAGCCCTATGCTCCGTTCCTCGCCGCGCTCGTGCGCCTGCCGATCGTGGACAAGAAGCTGGTCGAAGAGAACACCACGGGCGACGATTGGGGCCAGGCGTATCTCTCGACCCATTCGGCCGGTACGGGCGCTTACTCGGTAACGTCGCACAATCCGCAGTCCGAAACCGTGATGGCCAAGAACCCGTCCTACTTCCAGGAGATGGATGCGGCGGCTCCCGACACCGTGCGCCTGCGCTATGGCCTCGAAGCCGCAACCGTGCGCACCCTGGTCGCTCAGGGCGAGCACGACATCACCTCGCAGTGGCTGCCGCCCGAAGTGCTGGCCTCGCTGGCCAAGGAGGGCAACCAGCTTCTCACCGAGCATGGCAACGGGGCGTTCTACATCAAGCTGAACACCGCCAAGGCGCCGTTCGACGACGTCAACTGCCGCCTGGCCGTGTCCAATGCGTTCGACTACCAGTCGGCGCTCAAGCTCATCGCCGTGACCCCGGAAGTGTCGCAGGGCAAGGTGCCGACCGGCGCCATTCCGGCCCAGATGCTCGGTGGTTTCCCCGATGGCGAGCCGCTGAAGCAGGATCTGGCCAAGGCCAAGGAATTCCTGTCGCAGTGCAAGTACAACCCGGCCGACACCGAGGTCGAAATCTCCTGGATCGCCGAAGTGCCGATCGAGGAGCGTTTCGCTCTGCTGCTTCAGGCCAACATGCAGCAGCTCGGCTTCAAGTCCAAGATTACCAAGATGCCCTGGGCGCTGTTCGTGGATGCCGTGACCAAGCCGGAGTCCACGCCCAACGTATCGCAGGTCAACGTGGCCTCGGTGACCGGTGACCCGGATACGCTGCTTTACGGCATGTATCACTCCTCGGCCGCGGGCACCTGGCAGTCGCCGGAATACCTCAAGGACGAAGAAGTCGACAAGCTCCTCGACCAGGGCCGTGCGGCCACCAGCGAAGAAGAGCGTGCGGCTGCCTATACGGCGCTCAACAAGCGCCTGATGGAAATCGCGCCCTCGATCTACGCCTATGACTCGCAGGCCGTGTTCGCTGCGTCCAACCGCGTCAAGGTTCCGGCTTTGAGCGATGACAGCAAGCGCATCTCGCTGGACAGCGCCGGCTTCCAGTTCCGCCTGATGGAAATGCAGCCGTAACGGTTCCAACCTTTCGGATCGGCCCCCTTGGCGGGGCCGGTCCGGGTCTTTGAAAGCGCAGCATGTCACCCGTCATCCGTGTTCTGCTCCAGCGCATCGGGACATCGATCCTGGTGTTGTTCGGAGTGTCGATCCTGATCTTTGCCATCGCGCGGGTCATTCCCGGCGATCCGGCGCGTATCGCGCTGGGCCCCAATGCGACTGCGGAGGCGGTTGCGAACCTGCGCGAGCAATTGCACCTCAACGACAACATCGTGGTGCAATACGGCTATTTCCTCGCGGACCTCTTCCGCGGGAATCTCGGCATCTCGCTCTATACCAACCGTCCGGTGACGACCGACCTCGCGCAGTTCCTGCCGGCGACGTTCGAGCTCATCATCGTGGCCGGCATCATGATGATCGGCCTTGGCCTGCCGCTGGGCATCCTGGGCGCGCGCTACCGCAATACGTTCGTGGACGGGCTGCTGCGGGTGGTGTCGCTGCTGGGTGTCTCGGCGCCGAGCTTCGTGTGGGCGGTGGTGCTCATGCTGCTCTTCGCCTATTTCCTGCCGCTGTTCCCGATCGCAGGCCGGCTCAATGACGCCTTCGTCGTTCCGCAGGTCACAGGCTTCATGCTGGTCGATACGCTGATCGCGGGGAATATCCCGGCGTTCCTCGACGCCCTGCGCCACATCATCCTGCCGGCCTTCGCGCTGGCGCTGAGCGGCATCGGGCAGGCGGCGCGGCTGACGCGCGCCAACATGATCGAGACCTACGACAAGCCCTATATCGAGATGGCCGAGGCCTTCGGCTTCCCGAGCGCCAGGATCGCCAAGAAGTATGCGTTCAAGCCCTCGCTCATTCCGTCGCTGACCATTATCGGTCTCGACTTCGCCTCGATGCTGGGCAGCGCTTTCCTGGTCGAGGCCGTGTTCGCCTGGCCGGGGCTGTCGCGCTACGGCGTGCAGGTGATCCTGCGCAAGGACCTCAACGCCATCGTGGGCACGGTGCTGGTGATCTCGCTCGTGTTCCTCATCGTCAACATCATCGTGGACCTGCTGATCGCGTTCATCAATCCGCGCATCCGCCTGTCGCAGAGGTCGCAGTGAGCCGCACGCTTTACATCCTCCTGCGCAATCCGCTTTCGCTGGTGGGCATCGTGCTCATCGGTCTGGTGGTCTTTGCCGCAATCTTCGCCGATTTCATCACGCCGTTCCCCGAGCATGTCGGGGCGGTGGTGGACTTCACCAATTTCAACCAGCCGCCGCACTGGCCGAACATCTTCGGCACCGACCTCGTCGGGCGCGATCTTTTCACCCGCGTGATCTTCGCCTTCCGCACCTCGCTGCTGCTGGCGGTGGTGGTGCTCGCCATCGCGGTGCCGATCGGTGTCGTGATCGGGCTCATTGCGGGCTACACCGGCGGTTGGGTCGACTATGTGCTGATGCGCATCACGGACGTCTTCCTCTCGATCCCGCCGCTGGTGCTGGCCATGTCGATCATGGGCCTGCTCGAGCCGTCACTGACCAACGGCATGCTGGCGGTCACCGCCATGTGGTGGCCGTGGTACACGCGCCTCGTCTACAACATCGTGCGCTCGGAGCGTGAAGAGGGCTATGTGCTGGCCGCCGAAGTCGTCGGGGCCTCGCGCTGGCACATCATGTTCCGCGAAATCCTGCCCAATTGCGTGCCGGCCATCATCACCAAGATGACGCTGGACTGCGGCTTCGTGATCCTCATCGCGTCTTCGCTCTCCTTCCTCGGCCTTGGCGTACAGCCGCCGACCCCGGATCTGGGGTCGATGGTGGCGGAGGGCGCCAATTACCTGCCGGATAGCTGGTGGCTGACGGTGTTCCCGGGCCTGGCTATCCTCATCGCGGTCTTCGGGTTCAACCTGCTCGGCGATGCCCTGCGCGATATCCTGGGGAGCGACGCCTGATGGACAAGACGCTCGCGATTTCCGATCTCAAGCTGGCCTTCAAGTCCTATTCCGGGCTCTCCGAAGTGCTGCACGGCATCTCGCTCGACATCGCGCCGGGCGAGACGGTGGCGCTGGTAGGCGAGTCCGGCTCGGGCAAGTCGGTGACGGCCCGGATCATCCTCGGCCTCCTGCAGCGGCTGCCGAATGCCCGGATTTCGGGGCAGGTCATGTTCGATGGCCGCGACCTCGAAAAGCTCAGCGAAGCCGAGCGCTACGCGCTGCGCGGCACCGCCATGTCGATGATCTTCCAGGACCCGACTTCGGCGCTCAATCCGGTCTTCACCATCGACGTGCTGTTCCACGAGGTGCTCAAGCGCCGCAATCCTTCGATCTCCGCGCAAGAGGCCCGGGCGAAGGCCAAGGCCGCGCTGGAAGAAGTGGCGATCACCGAGCCCGAGCGCGTGCTGCAAAGCTACAGCTTCCAGCTTTCGGGCGGCATGAACCAGCGCGTGATGATCGCCATGGCGCTGGCCAACGAACCCAAGCTCCTGCTGGCCGACGAGCCGGGCACGGCCCTCGACGTTACGGTCCAGGCGCAGACGCTCAAGCTGATGGCCGATCTCGTCGAGCGGCACGGCACTTCGGTGCTGTTCATCTCGCACAACCTCGGCGTCGTGCGCGAATTCGCAGACCGCGTCTATGTGATCTACAAGGGCAGGATCGTCGAGACCGGGCCGACCGAGGCGCTGTTCGAGAACCCCGGCCATCCCTACACCAAGGCGCTGCTGCGCGCGGTGCCGCGGATCACGGGTGGTGGCATTCCCGACATTTCGGAAGATACGGGCGACTTCTACGCGCCGATGGTGGTGCACTCATGAGCCAGCCCATTCTGTCCCTGAAGAACCTCACCAAGACGTTCGACGTCAACGGGCACGAGGTGAGGGCCGTCTCCGACGTGTCGTTCGACGTCATGCCGGGCGAATGCCTGGCCATCGTGGGGGAGTCCGGATCGGGCAAATCCACCATCGCCAACATGGTGCTGGGCATTTACGGGCCGACCTCCGGCTCGATGGTGTTCGAAGGCACCGAGTTGCCCGCCAAACGTGACCTGGCGCATCGCCGGGCCATCCAACTCGTGCAGCAGAACCCGCTCTCGGCGCTCAATCCGCGCCGCACCATCGGCGCTTCGCTGCGGCTGGCGCTCGATGTCCACAACATCGGCGAGCGCTCTGGGCGCAACAAGCGCGTGGGCGAGTTGCTCGAGGAAGTCGGCCTGCCTGCCGATTTCGCCAAGCGCCGCCCGGCCAGCCTTTCCGGCGGTCAGCGGCAGCGTGTGGCCATTGCCCGGGCGCTGGCCTGCCAGTCGCGCCTCGTCGTGCTCGACGAGCCGACCTCGGCGCTCGACGTGCTCGTACAGGCACGCGTCCTCAAGCTCCTCGACGACCTGAGGAAGGCGAGGGGGCTCACCTACATCTTCATCACCCATGACCTGTCGGTCGTCCGCAACATTGCAGACCGCATGGCCGTGTTTGAACGGGGCCGGCTGGTGGAGCTGGGCGAGACCGCCCGGATCTTCAGCGCGCCGGAACACCCCTATACCCGCAAGCTCATCGGGGCGGTCCCCGTGGTCACCACCGACGAGCTCGAACTGAGAGACAGACTGATCCATGACTAATCCGACCAATCCGCACGCCGCTTTCGCCGCCGAACTGGCAAAGGTAAGCGGCCAGCCGCAAGTCGCCTACGCGGCGCTGCACGAGCTTACCAACCGGGTGATCGGAACCAAGCTCTTCACCATTCTCGGCCTCGACTACGATGCCGGCGTGATGCGCCGTCTCTACTCGGACAACCTGGAGCTCTACCCGGTCCCCGGCGCCGACCCGATCGGCGACACCGTCTGGGAGCAGACCATCATCGGCAAGCGCGAGCCGCTGGTGCTCAATTCGGCCGAGGCGCTCAAGGCCGTGCTGCCGGAATATCCCAAGCTCGAGGCACTGGGCTGCAAGTCCATGCTCAACCTGCCCATCGTCGTCTTCGGGACCTCGATCGGCACCCTCAACATGCTCAACGTTGAAGGCCACTTCACGGCCGAGCGCGTGGCCGAGGCCTATGCCCTCACGGCTGCCGCCGCCACGTGCCTGCTGATGACGAAAGAGACTGCCAATGGCTAAGACAATCCGCGTTGCCACCGACGTCGGTGGCACCTTTACCGACCTCGTCGTCTTCGAGACGGATCAGGAAACCGGCAAGTCGGTCGTCAAGACCGCCAAGTCGGACACCACTCCGCCGAACTTCGAGAAGGGCGTGCTGAACGTTCTCGCCAAGGGCGGCGTCGATGTCTCCGAGATCGACTTCCTTGCCCACGGCACGACCGTCGTCATCAATGCGCTGACCGAGCGCAAGGGCGTCAAGGTCGGTCTCATTACCACCGAAGGCTTCCGCGACACGCTCGAAATCGCCCGCGGCAATCGTCCGGATTTCTTCAACCTGCACTACGCCAAGCCCGAGCCTTTCGTGCCGCGTTTCCTGCGCCGCGAGGTTGCCGGGCGCATGAGCTACAAGGGCGAGGAGATGGTCAAGCTCGACCTTTCGGGCTTGCCGGCCATCCTCGACATCTTCAAGGCCGAAGGCGTGGAAGCGGTGGCGATCAGCTTCCTGCATTCCTATGCCAATCCGACCCATGAGCAGGCTGCCTTGGCCGAAGTGCAGAAGCTCTGGCCGGAAGTCTCGGCCGTGGCCTCGCACCAGATCACCCGCGAATGGCGCGAATACGAGCGCACCAACACCGCGGTGCTCTCGGCCTATGTGCAGCCTGCGGCGGAACGCTATCTCGGCCGCCTGGCCGATGGCCTGAAGCAATCCGGCTTTGATGGCGACGCCTACATCATGCAGTCGAACTGCGGCGTGGACTCGATCGAAGCCGTGTCGCGCATTCCCATCACCATGGTCGAATCCGGCCCTGCCTCCGGCTTCTGGGGCGCGGCGGAACTCGGCAAGCTGATCGGGGAAACCAACGTGCTGGCGCTCGATATCGGCGGCACGACGGCCAAGTGCTCGCTGATCGAGGACGGGCACGTCAAGATCATGACCGACTACTGGATCGAGCGCGACCGCAAGTCGGCCGGCTATCCGATCATGGTGCCGGTGGTGGACCTGGTCGAGATCGGCAATGGCGGCGGCTCCATCGCCTGGGTCGATGAACACGAGAAGCTCCATGTCGGCCCGCAATCGGCCGGCGCCAGCCCGGGCCCGGCGGCCTATGGCCGTGGCGGCGACAAGGCGACGACCACCGACGCCAATCTCTGGCTCGGCCGCATCAACCGAGACTATTTCTGCGGCGGTGAAGTCGTGGCCGACATGGCCGCGACCGAGAAGGCGCTGACGGCCGTGGGCGGCAAGCTCGGCATCAGCCCGGAGGAAGCCGCGCGCGGCATCATCCGCATCGCCAACAACAACATGGTCAACGCCCTCAAGCTGGTGTCGCTCAACCGTGGCCACGATCCGCGTGACTTTACGCTCGTCGCCTTCGGTGGCGGTGGCGCCATGCATGCGGTGGCGCTCGGCATGGAGCTGGGCGTCAAGAAGGTGGTGATCCCGACCGGCGCTTCGGTGTTCTCGGCCTGGGGCATGATGATGAGCGACCTGCGTCGCGATTACTTCGTCACCCGTCTCGGCGACCTGC
The sequence above is a segment of the Paradevosia shaoguanensis genome. Coding sequences within it:
- a CDS encoding GAF domain-containing protein, with amino-acid sequence MTNPTNPHAAFAAELAKVSGQPQVAYAALHELTNRVIGTKLFTILGLDYDAGVMRRLYSDNLELYPVPGADPIGDTVWEQTIIGKREPLVLNSAEALKAVLPEYPKLEALGCKSMLNLPIVVFGTSIGTLNMLNVEGHFTAERVAEAYALTAAAATCLLMTKETANG
- a CDS encoding hydantoinase/oxoprolinase family protein, which translates into the protein MAKTIRVATDVGGTFTDLVVFETDQETGKSVVKTAKSDTTPPNFEKGVLNVLAKGGVDVSEIDFLAHGTTVVINALTERKGVKVGLITTEGFRDTLEIARGNRPDFFNLHYAKPEPFVPRFLRREVAGRMSYKGEEMVKLDLSGLPAILDIFKAEGVEAVAISFLHSYANPTHEQAALAEVQKLWPEVSAVASHQITREWREYERTNTAVLSAYVQPAAERYLGRLADGLKQSGFDGDAYIMQSNCGVDSIEAVSRIPITMVESGPASGFWGAAELGKLIGETNVLALDIGGTTAKCSLIEDGHVKIMTDYWIERDRKSAGYPIMVPVVDLVEIGNGGGSIAWVDEHEKLHVGPQSAGASPGPAAYGRGGDKATTTDANLWLGRINRDYFCGGEVVADMAATEKALTAVGGKLGISPEEAARGIIRIANNNMVNALKLVSLNRGHDPRDFTLVAFGGGGAMHAVALGMELGVKKVVIPTGASVFSAWGMMMSDLRRDYFVTRLGDLRPGAAEGIEKTFAEGEAHARAQFAAEGIDPAKVKVLRFGKFRYQNQEHTTEVLIDGPVTEERLAAIEADFHQTYEREYTYRLKAPVEIVGIHLVASAEVGKLTMEKRAPTGIPASSALKGERNVDYALEGIHKAAIYDGARLEPGMTFAGPAIIEDPGTTVVIHPGNRVEIDGFGNIQITLAA